From the Wolbachia endosymbiont (group B) of Protocalliphora azurea genome, one window contains:
- a CDS encoding ankyrin repeat domain-containing protein gives MINLDTTLHCAAKGGNLEVVQALLGKVANINAQNSYRDTALHIAAGFGHLEVVQFLLEKGASFETRNNEGCTALHIAAETGHLEVVQALLKKGANIEAKSKNGSTALHEAARMGRSDIVQYLVEEKKATIDVKDVDCNTPLDLADRNGHKNIVEYLNFQEKKHSETSKAIKTSFSVGVIAMLTVTMGCIVTHVSLSILVIAALIVGAIAGGMTYTVLKPSTKLNEYEVERQSLPETVIP, from the coding sequence ATGATAAACCTTGATACTACTTTGCATTGTGCTGCTAAAGGTGGCAACTTAGAAGTAGTTCAAGCTTTATTAGGCAAAGTGGCTAATATTAATGCACAAAACAGTTATAGAGATACTGCTTTGCATATTGCTGCTGGATTTGGTCATTTGGAAGTAGTTCAATTTCTGTTAGAAAAGGGTGCTAGTTTTGAAACACGAAACAACGAAGGATGTACTGCTTTGCATATTGCTGCTGAAACTGGTCACTTAGAAGTAGTTCAAGCTCTGTTAAAAAAAGGGGCTAACATTGAAGCAAAAAGCAAAAATGGCAGTACTGCGTTGCATGAAGCTGCTAGAATGGGTCGCTCAGACATAGTTCAATATCTTGTAGAGGAAAAAAAGGCTACTATTGACGTAAAGGACGTTGATTGTAATACCCCCCTGGATTTAGCTGATAGAAACGGCCACAAAAATATTGTTGAGTATCTTAATTTTCAAGAAAAGAAGCATTCTGAAACTTCAAAAGCAATAAAGACTAGTTTCTCTGTAGGTGTAATAGCCATGTTGACAGTAACTATGGGATGTATTGTTACTCATGTTAGTTTATCAATATTAGTTATTGCTGCATTGATAGTTGGAGCCATTGCTGGTGGCATGACATATACAGTATTAAAGCCTAGTACTAAGCTAAATGAATATGAAGTAGAGAGACAAAGTTTACCAGAAACCGTAATACCTTAA
- a CDS encoding phospholipase D family protein, which produces MFRYLLIFLTCLLLSGCVSCPSTTVCFTPRENCTNLIIDSVGHAKKSVLVQAYQFTSKPIAESLVQAKKRGVDVMVILDESQVSSKYSVINELFEQKIPIWVDFKPAIAHSKIMIIDDNKIITGSFNFTYAAESRNAENLLIITGDPQLVEQYIENWKDRQSQSDAYTPKVEE; this is translated from the coding sequence ATGTTTAGATATTTATTGATTTTTTTAACTTGTTTGCTTTTATCAGGTTGTGTTTCTTGTCCAAGTACTACTGTATGTTTCACTCCTAGAGAAAATTGCACCAATCTAATAATTGATTCTGTGGGTCATGCTAAAAAATCCGTGTTGGTTCAGGCATACCAATTTACCTCGAAGCCTATTGCTGAATCCTTGGTTCAAGCTAAAAAGCGTGGAGTTGATGTCATGGTTATTCTCGACGAATCGCAAGTTAGCTCAAAGTATAGTGTTATCAATGAGCTGTTTGAGCAAAAAATCCCAATTTGGGTAGACTTTAAACCAGCGATTGCTCATAGTAAAATAATGATTATTGATGATAACAAAATAATAACTGGCTCTTTTAATTTCACCTATGCAGCTGAATCAAGAAATGCTGAGAATCTACTGATTATAACAGGGGATCCTCAATTAGTTGAGCAATACATCGAAAACTGGAAGGATCGTCAATCTCAATCTGATGCTTACACACCAAAAGTAGAAGAATAA
- a CDS encoding patatin-like phospholipase family protein, with the protein MAKYILSVDGGGIRGIIPAIVLAEIEYRTKKPISQMFDLMVGTSTGGIIVAGLCNKQYSALDLVDLYQKDGSHIFKSSFFRRSIFSWLNCAQYSCKNIECVLNRYFGDSTLADATNNLMLTSYDIKNNYPFFFKSWREDRNFIKLKDALRSTTAAPTYFAPKYLKINQKEMVLVDGGVFANNPAACAYASGKRLFPNDDIIILSIGTGRTDRSIEYFNSRRFGKIGWIKPLLHVMFASSLDAVNYQLDQVIADKYIRIQSQLKIASPDMDNITSKNIKSLQEEAKAMVEDNQKVIEKFCIEILNI; encoded by the coding sequence ATGGCCAAATATATTCTTTCAGTCGACGGTGGAGGCATAAGAGGTATTATACCTGCTATTGTTCTAGCTGAAATAGAGTATAGAACAAAAAAGCCAATCTCTCAAATGTTTGACTTAATGGTCGGAACTTCTACAGGTGGTATTATCGTTGCCGGATTATGTAATAAACAATACTCTGCTCTCGACTTAGTTGATCTCTATCAGAAAGACGGGTCACATATCTTTAAGTCTTCATTTTTCAGAAGATCAATATTTTCCTGGCTAAATTGTGCACAGTATTCATGCAAAAATATTGAATGCGTTCTGAATAGATATTTTGGTGATTCTACTCTTGCAGATGCAACAAATAATTTAATGCTTACAAGCTACGATATTAAGAACAATTATCCCTTCTTCTTTAAAAGCTGGAGAGAAGATAGAAATTTTATCAAATTGAAAGATGCATTACGATCTACAACTGCAGCACCTACTTACTTTGCACCTAAATATCTTAAAATCAACCAAAAGGAAATGGTATTAGTGGATGGCGGAGTATTTGCAAATAATCCAGCGGCTTGTGCATATGCAAGTGGTAAGAGGTTATTTCCAAATGATGATATTATAATTTTATCAATTGGTACTGGCAGAACAGATAGAAGCATAGAGTATTTTAATTCAAGGAGATTTGGAAAAATAGGATGGATCAAGCCACTACTACATGTGATGTTTGCTTCAAGTTTAGATGCAGTAAATTACCAACTTGATCAAGTTATAGCTGATAAATATATACGCATACAATCGCAATTGAAAATAGCATCACCTGACATGGATAATATTACATCAAAAAATATCAAATCTCTGCAGGAGGAGGCAAAGGCAATGGTAGAGGACAATCAAAAAGTGATAGAAAAATTCTGTATAGAAATATTAAATATATAA
- a CDS encoding helix-turn-helix domain-containing protein has translation MANISIRYKIAQKVRSWRLKQKYTLKDLVEKTGIKYHTLLRYEQGTCGIPTEKLKVIAEALSVHIGSLFPRQKVLRESCSFNKEWMYNFIAKIKGQESCKLIRDLTGFIQAEEENNVKAARVSMAKNLAKVGFDTDIIYRGTGLSIDEYDEEKGSEHSNEGQEIKKWRIIRGYTQEELAKKLDVGPSQIHHYEQGSATILSERLWEIAEKLSVNAEDLMKKYEEDNCKAENELLSWVKESKKIDNQESRDELGIWVEFLSQRKQIYKEKIYKAEAIKVANNLRMLDVSIDAISKITDLSIEELENYAFKT, from the coding sequence GCTGGAGATTAAAACAAAAGTATACCCTAAAAGATTTAGTAGAGAAAACAGGCATAAAATATCATACATTACTAAGATATGAGCAAGGAACATGTGGCATTCCAACTGAAAAATTAAAAGTCATAGCGGAAGCATTATCAGTTCACATTGGTAGCTTATTTCCTAGACAAAAAGTACTGAGAGAAAGTTGTTCTTTTAACAAAGAATGGATGTACAACTTTATAGCAAAAATAAAGGGACAAGAATCATGCAAGTTGATTCGCGACTTAACTGGGTTTATTCAAGCTGAAGAGGAAAATAATGTAAAAGCTGCAAGGGTAAGCATGGCCAAGAACTTAGCGAAAGTAGGGTTTGATACTGATATTATCTATCGGGGAACTGGTTTGTCAATTGATGAATATGATGAGGAAAAAGGCTCTGAGCATTCAAACGAAGGACAAGAGATAAAAAAATGGAGAATAATAAGAGGGTATACTCAAGAAGAATTAGCAAAAAAGCTAGATGTAGGACCCTCACAGATACATCACTATGAACAAGGGAGTGCTACTATTTTAAGTGAAAGATTATGGGAAATAGCAGAGAAGTTATCAGTGAATGCTGAAGATCTGATGAAGAAGTATGAAGAAGATAATTGCAAAGCAGAAAACGAGCTATTAAGTTGGGTGAAAGAGTCTAAAAAAATTGACAATCAAGAATCACGAGATGAACTAGGCATATGGGTAGAATTTTTATCGCAAAGAAAGCAAATTTATAAAGAAAAGATTTACAAAGCAGAGGCAATAAAAGTTGCGAATAATCTACGTATGTTGGACGTTTCTATTGATGCTATTTCTAAAATAACAGATTTATCTATTGAGGAGCTTGAAAATTATGCTTTCAAAACTTAA